From one Pseudomonas sp. S35 genomic stretch:
- a CDS encoding TolC family outer membrane protein — MLRKLSLAVAVSCATNAMVWAAEAPLSARTDLVSVYQEAVDNNADLAAARAQYGAQKEVVPQARAGLLPNLSAGADINNVRTQIDTPAATANRDAHSWRATLSQPLFRADRWFQLQAAEAVNEQAALQLSATEQNLILQSAESYFAVLRAQDNLASTKAEENAFKRQLDQSNERFDVGLSDKTDVLQSQASYDTARANRILAQRQVEDAFEALITLTNRQYNSIQGVVHTLPVLPPLPNDAKAWVETAGRQNLNLLASNYAVTAAEETLKQRKAGHAPTLDAVAQYEKGDNDALGFSNPNAFGTPYRGDVEQRTIGLRLSIPLYSGGLTSSQVRESYSRLGQTEQQREGLRRQVVENTRNLHRAVNTDVEQVQARRQSIISNQSAVEATEIGYQVGTRNIVDVLDSQRQLYSSVRNYNNSRYDYILDNLRLKQAAGTLNPGDLQDLARYLKADYNPDRDFLPPDLAKAAAEQLKARPGY, encoded by the coding sequence ATGCTGCGCAAACTCTCACTGGCTGTTGCCGTGTCTTGTGCGACCAACGCAATGGTCTGGGCAGCTGAAGCGCCCTTGTCTGCCAGAACCGATCTGGTCAGCGTCTATCAGGAGGCTGTGGATAACAACGCCGACCTGGCCGCCGCCCGCGCCCAGTACGGCGCGCAAAAAGAAGTAGTGCCCCAGGCCCGCGCCGGGCTGCTGCCGAACCTGTCGGCCGGTGCCGATATCAACAACGTGCGCACCCAGATCGACACGCCCGCCGCCACCGCCAACCGTGACGCCCATTCCTGGCGCGCGACCCTGAGCCAGCCGCTGTTTCGCGCCGACCGCTGGTTCCAGCTGCAAGCTGCCGAAGCCGTCAACGAACAGGCCGCGCTGCAACTGTCGGCCACCGAACAGAACCTGATCCTGCAAAGCGCCGAAAGTTACTTCGCCGTGCTGCGCGCCCAGGACAACCTGGCCTCCACCAAGGCCGAAGAAAACGCGTTCAAGCGCCAACTGGACCAATCCAACGAGCGCTTCGACGTGGGCCTGTCGGACAAGACCGACGTGCTGCAATCCCAGGCCAGCTACGACACCGCTCGCGCCAACCGCATCCTCGCCCAACGCCAGGTGGAAGACGCCTTTGAAGCGCTGATCACCCTGACCAACCGCCAGTACAACTCGATCCAGGGCGTCGTGCATACGTTGCCGGTGTTGCCGCCGCTGCCGAACGACGCCAAGGCCTGGGTCGAAACCGCCGGCCGCCAGAACCTCAACCTGCTGGCCAGCAACTACGCCGTCACCGCCGCCGAAGAAACCCTCAAACAGCGCAAGGCCGGCCACGCGCCGACCCTGGATGCGGTGGCGCAATACGAAAAAGGCGATAACGACGCCCTCGGTTTCAGCAACCCGAATGCCTTCGGCACGCCGTATCGCGGCGATGTCGAGCAACGCACCATCGGCCTGCGCCTGAGTATCCCGCTGTACAGCGGCGGCCTGACCAGCTCGCAAGTGCGTGAGTCCTACTCGCGCCTGGGGCAGACCGAGCAGCAACGCGAAGGCCTGCGCCGCCAGGTGGTGGAAAACACGCGCAACCTGCACCGCGCGGTGAACACCGATGTGGAACAGGTGCAGGCGCGCCGCCAGTCGATCATCTCCAACCAGAGCGCGGTGGAAGCCACGGAAATCGGTTACCAGGTGGGTACGCGCAACATCGTCGACGTGCTGGACTCACAGCGCCAGCTCTACTCGTCGGTGCGCAACTACAACAACAGCCGCTACGACTACATCCTCGACAACCTGCGCTTGAAGCAGGCGGCGGGCACCTTGAACCCTGGGGAT